From Parasphaerochaeta coccoides DSM 17374, a single genomic window includes:
- a CDS encoding L-ribulose-5-phosphate 4-epimerase — MLEKLKKEVCYANQSLPRYHLVTFTWGNVSAYDVKSGLMVIKPSGVEYDTMEPEQMVVMEVSTGRKVEGLLKPSSDAPTHMELYKTFPGIGGITHTHSRWATIFAQAGRGIPAYGTTQGDYFYGEIPCTRKMTPAEIRGEYEKETGTVIIEAFKELDPLSVPSVLVHSHGPFSWGKDAQESVHNAVVMEECAMMAWHAFMLSGGHLDPMQQELLDKHYRRKHGKDAYYGQK; from the coding sequence ATGCTTGAAAAACTGAAAAAAGAAGTATGTTATGCCAACCAGAGTTTGCCCCGGTATCATCTGGTGACATTCACGTGGGGAAACGTTTCCGCGTATGATGTGAAAAGTGGGCTGATGGTCATTAAGCCGTCCGGCGTGGAGTACGACACCATGGAACCGGAGCAGATGGTCGTGATGGAAGTGTCCACGGGACGAAAGGTTGAAGGATTGCTGAAACCTTCTTCTGATGCTCCGACGCATATGGAATTATACAAGACGTTTCCCGGAATCGGAGGCATCACGCATACCCACAGCAGATGGGCGACTATCTTTGCCCAGGCTGGTCGGGGCATTCCGGCTTACGGTACGACCCAGGGAGATTATTTCTACGGGGAAATCCCCTGTACGCGAAAGATGACTCCGGCAGAAATCAGAGGTGAATACGAGAAGGAAACCGGGACAGTCATCATTGAGGCATTCAAAGAACTTGACCCATTATCTGTTCCTTCTGTCTTGGTTCACAGCCATGGCCCTTTCAGTTGGGGGAAGGATGCCCAGGAATCGGTACATAATGCTGTTGTCATGGAAGAATGTGCCATGATGGCGTGGCATGCGTTCATGCTTTCCGGAGGACATCTTGACCCGATGCAGCAGGAACTGTTGGACAAGCACTACCGGCGCAAGCATGGCAAGGACGCGTACTATGGTCAGAAATAG